Proteins found in one Thalassomonas actiniarum genomic segment:
- the rpoE gene encoding RNA polymerase sigma factor RpoE: MSEQNVDQELVERVQRGDKNAYNLLVRKYQHKVANLVSRYVKNHSDVADIVQEAFIKAYRALPNFRGDSAYYTWLYRIAVNCAKNHMVAKGRKPPGSDVEIEDAEFYDGGEALRENASPEKLLLTQEIKKVIFDTIEQLPEDLRTAINLRELEGLSYEEIATIMECPVGTVRSRIFRARDAIDKKIRPLL, encoded by the coding sequence ATGAGCGAACAAAACGTCGACCAGGAACTGGTTGAGCGGGTGCAACGTGGTGATAAAAACGCTTACAACCTGCTAGTGAGAAAATATCAGCATAAAGTTGCCAATTTGGTTTCCCGTTATGTCAAAAATCATAGTGATGTAGCGGATATAGTTCAGGAAGCTTTTATTAAAGCATATCGCGCACTGCCTAATTTTAGAGGGGACAGTGCGTATTACACCTGGCTTTACCGGATTGCGGTAAATTGTGCGAAAAATCATATGGTCGCCAAAGGGCGTAAACCGCCGGGATCAGATGTCGAAATTGAAGATGCAGAATTTTATGATGGTGGTGAGGCATTAAGAGAAAATGCTTCACCGGAGAAACTTTTACTCACGCAAGAAATCAAAAAAGTTATATTCGATACCATAGAGCAATTACCTGAAGATTTGCGCACCGCGATTAATCTCAGAGAACTTGAGGGACTAAGTTATGAAGAAATTGCCACTATTATGGAGTGTCCCGTCGGGACGGTAAGGTCACGTATTTTCAGGGCGCGTGATGCAATAGATAAAAAAATCCGG
- the nadB gene encoding L-aspartate oxidase, whose translation MNKQHNCDVLIIGSGAAGLTLALHLAKTADVIVLCKGPINEGSTYYAQGGIAAVFDKNDSIDSHVSDTLIAGAGLCEADTVKYTAENAKACLEWLIEQGVDFDQEKNHDGNIRYHLTREGGHSHRRILHAADATGQAVQTTLVDKVRQHNRIRIFERYNAVDLISEQGKKGKEKSCIGAYIWNRNSEKVESVFAHKTILATGGASKVYQYTSNPDVASGDGVAMAWRAGCRVANMEFNQFHPTCLFHPDAGTFLLTEALRGEGAILRRPDGSRFMLEFDERAELAPRDIVARAIDYEMKRLGADCMYLDISHKPADFIKQHFPTIYEKTLSLGIDMTQQPIPIVPAAHYTCGGVMVDKHGRTDIANLYGIGEVTYTGLHGANRMASNSLLECLVFARAAALDISQSLPECHGTKCLPPWDESRVTDSDEEVVIQHNWHELRLFMWDYVGIVRTTKRLERALHRVELLQREISDYYRHFKVSNNLLELRNLVQVAELIIRSAMQRKESRGLHYTLDYPELSPEAKATILNPEPAGKQVKRQSGS comes from the coding sequence ATGAATAAACAACACAATTGTGACGTCTTAATTATCGGCAGTGGCGCAGCGGGATTAACCCTGGCATTACACCTGGCCAAAACCGCCGACGTAATCGTATTATGTAAGGGGCCCATCAATGAAGGCTCCACCTACTATGCCCAGGGAGGCATAGCCGCGGTTTTTGACAAAAATGACAGTATCGACTCCCATGTTTCAGATACCCTGATCGCCGGCGCCGGTTTGTGTGAAGCCGACACGGTCAAATATACCGCAGAAAATGCCAAGGCCTGCCTCGAATGGCTGATAGAGCAAGGCGTTGATTTTGATCAGGAAAAAAATCATGACGGTAATATACGTTATCACCTGACCCGCGAAGGCGGCCACAGCCACAGGCGGATTCTCCACGCCGCAGACGCCACCGGACAGGCGGTGCAAACCACTTTAGTGGATAAAGTCCGCCAACATAACCGTATCCGCATTTTTGAACGTTATAATGCCGTCGATCTGATCAGTGAGCAGGGCAAGAAAGGCAAAGAAAAATCCTGCATCGGCGCCTATATCTGGAACCGCAACAGTGAAAAAGTAGAAAGCGTTTTTGCCCACAAAACCATACTCGCCACGGGCGGCGCCAGTAAAGTTTATCAATACACTTCCAATCCGGATGTCGCCAGCGGCGACGGGGTAGCCATGGCCTGGCGCGCCGGCTGCCGGGTGGCCAATATGGAGTTTAACCAATTTCACCCCACCTGCCTGTTTCATCCGGATGCCGGCACTTTTCTGCTGACCGAGGCATTAAGAGGCGAAGGGGCTATCCTCAGGCGTCCCGACGGCAGCCGCTTTATGCTCGAATTCGATGAAAGGGCCGAGCTGGCGCCGCGGGATATAGTGGCCCGGGCAATTGATTATGAGATGAAACGTTTAGGCGCCGACTGCATGTATCTGGACATCAGCCATAAGCCCGCCGACTTTATCAAACAGCATTTCCCGACCATCTATGAAAAAACCCTTTCCCTGGGTATAGATATGACCCAGCAACCGATCCCGATCGTACCGGCGGCCCATTATACCTGTGGCGGCGTGATGGTGGATAAACATGGCCGCACCGATATCGCCAACCTCTACGGCATCGGCGAAGTCACCTATACCGGACTTCATGGCGCCAATCGCATGGCCAGCAACTCTTTGCTTGAATGCCTGGTCTTTGCCCGGGCAGCGGCACTGGACATCAGCCAGTCTTTACCCGAGTGCCATGGCACCAAGTGCCTGCCCCCCTGGGATGAAAGCCGGGTTACAGATTCGGATGAAGAAGTGGTGATCCAACATAACTGGCATGAATTAAGATTATTTATGTGGGATTATGTCGGCATCGTCCGGACCACAAAGCGTTTAGAGCGGGCATTGCACCGGGTAGAGTTATTGCAAAGGGAAATAAGTGATTATTACCGCCACTTTAAAGTCAGCAATAATTTGCTGGAATTAAGAAACTTAGTGCAGGTTGCCGAACTCATTATCCGCAGCGCAATGCAGCGAAAAGAAAGCCGGGGCCTACATTATACCTTAGATTATCCCGAGCTCAGCCCCGAGGCCAAAGCAACCATATTAAATCCGGAGCCAGCCGGCAAACAAGTCAAACGCCAATCAGGCAGCTAA
- a CDS encoding succinate dehydrogenase assembly factor 2, with protein MSLANKKARLKWACRRGMLELDVLFMPFVDEAYDQLSAQEQIIFERLLTCEDPELFAWFMGHESCEDPELNSMVQLILNRVKV; from the coding sequence ATGTCGTTGGCTAATAAAAAAGCCCGTTTGAAGTGGGCGTGTCGTCGTGGAATGTTAGAGCTGGATGTACTGTTTATGCCTTTCGTGGATGAGGCTTATGATCAACTCTCTGCGCAGGAACAAATCATTTTTGAACGTTTGTTGACCTGTGAAGATCCTGAGCTTTTTGCCTGGTTTATGGGACATGAAAGTTGTGAAGATCCTGAACTTAACAGCATGGTGCAGCTTATTCTGAACAGGGTAAAAGTTTAA
- the ygfZ gene encoding tRNA-modifying protein YgfZ — protein sequence MTIDPSLPALEQLPDAFLIALTDYSAISLSGEEQSKYLQGQVTCDVNETNEHSLTIGAHCNAKGKVLSVFRLLNHKGAHLLLQPKSCLAASLAELQKFGVFAKVDISQSNDLNFYALAGNKAETEIQKIYPQVPDNMTPVVQNGDTTLVYLPGEITRYLLIGPQEQLTKATEPLALTLYSSPLWDLIEITEGFPILEQHALLEYVPQMLNLQAINGISFTKGCYLGQETVARMQYLGKNKRALYSLTTHQGTAQSGNIVEQQLGENWRKAGDILTAYRADSGQTYIQAVLTTDIAADTPLRIKEQPQTSLSVATLPYSLAK from the coding sequence ATGACTATTGACCCTTCCCTGCCGGCCCTTGAACAACTTCCCGACGCTTTTCTGATTGCATTAACCGATTACAGTGCCATCTCGTTATCGGGAGAAGAGCAAAGTAAATATCTGCAAGGCCAGGTGACCTGTGATGTCAACGAAACCAATGAACATAGCCTGACAATTGGCGCCCACTGCAATGCCAAGGGAAAAGTGCTCTCGGTATTTCGCCTCCTTAACCACAAAGGCGCACACCTGTTGCTACAGCCCAAAAGCTGCCTGGCGGCATCGCTGGCAGAATTACAGAAATTTGGAGTTTTTGCCAAGGTCGATATTAGCCAGAGCAATGACCTTAACTTTTATGCCTTAGCCGGCAATAAAGCAGAAACAGAAATCCAAAAAATCTACCCGCAAGTACCGGACAACATGACCCCGGTGGTACAAAACGGCGATACCACTTTGGTTTACCTGCCGGGAGAAATCACGCGCTATTTACTTATCGGCCCGCAGGAGCAGCTCACTAAAGCCACTGAACCACTGGCATTAACCCTTTACTCCTCCCCTTTATGGGATTTAATAGAAATAACCGAAGGATTTCCTATACTGGAGCAACACGCCCTGCTCGAATATGTGCCGCAAATGTTAAACCTACAAGCCATTAACGGCATCAGCTTTACTAAAGGCTGCTACCTGGGACAAGAAACCGTTGCCAGAATGCAATACCTGGGGAAAAATAAACGCGCCTTATATTCGTTGACAACACACCAGGGCACGGCGCAATCCGGCAACATTGTCGAACAGCAACTGGGAGAAAACTGGCGCAAGGCGGGAGATATCTTGACAGCTTACCGGGCAGATAGCGGACAAACCTATATCCAGGCGGTGCTGACAACAGATATAGCCGCCGATACGCCACTGAGAATAAAAGAACAGCCGCAGACATCGCTGTCTGTTGCAACCTTACCCTATTCGTTAGCCAAATAA